In Deltaproteobacteria bacterium, the genomic window GGAAACATTTTTCATTGTCCCTGGTATACGACTATGTATTTTTGCAACAGGCACGCTATGCCCTCCACTTTTAACACGCTGATAAACTCTTGCTTCATTCAAGATTGAAGTTTCGAGATGTATATAGACAAGAATGATTTCATACCCAAAAGATTTTGCTTTGGCAAGGAAGTCTACTTTCGACGGGTGGGAAAAAACCGTTTCAAAACAAAATGAAACCCCCTGTTTGATAAGGTCTTTGCGAATCTCGCCAGCTATATTTGCTGCTTCATAGCTCGCTTTTTCCTGGTTATTCGGGTTTATTATTCCGGCAATCACATCGGCATTGACAAGCTTAATCCCTCCGGGCGCCAGAAAGTTTTCATAAAATGTTGTTTTACCTGAACCATTTCCCCCTGCCAGCACCCATAACCGTTTTGAATCGGTCATTTCCGGGACTCAAACTTTCCATCATGAAATTGGCCGGTTTGTCTTTCACCGGTCATTAAATTAACCTTGTCAAGAAGTCCCGGTTTTGTTTTGCTTGCTTCAAAGTATATTGATGAAGCGGTTACCATATTAGATAGTTCTCCGCTTTTCCGTTTTTCCTCCAGAGAGTTAAAAACTTCTTGCGAGTCTATAGGTTTTGACTCCACCGATTCGACTTTAAGCTTCATGAATCCCTGGATTATTTCATAAGCCTCTTTCAGGTCTACGACAGATTCAATGGCTTTTCCCAGTTCTGCCCAATATTCGATTTG contains:
- a CDS encoding ParD-like family protein — translated: MKSTASTPIRLDSELVEIAKREGGINKRSAPKQIEYWAELGKAIESVVDLKEAYEIIQGFMKLKVESVESKPIDSQEVFNSLEEKRKSGELSNMVTASSIYFEASKTKPGLLDKVNLMTGERQTGQFHDGKFESRK
- a CDS encoding zeta toxin family protein, producing MTDSKRLWVLAGGNGSGKTTFYENFLAPGGIKLVNADVIAGIINPNNQEKASYEAANIAGEIRKDLIKQGVSFCFETVFSHPSKVDFLAKAKSFGYEIILVYIHLETSILNEARVYQRVKSGGHSVPVAKIHSRIPGTMKNVSLALPLSDEARLLDNSSKDNPFRQVAIVRRGNCKWLINPPPVWAKKIINERN